Proteins encoded in a region of the Hirundo rustica isolate bHirRus1 chromosome 10, bHirRus1.pri.v3, whole genome shotgun sequence genome:
- the MSL2 gene encoding E3 ubiquitin-protein ligase MSL2, with translation MNPVNATALYVSASRLVLNYDPADPQSFSEINKLLPYFRQSLSCCVCGNLLQDPIAPTNSNCQHYVCKTCKGKKMMMKPSCSWCKDYEQFEENKQLSILVNCYKKLCEYITQTPLARDIIQAVDCSADLLALLKDGAPLHEETEKSSDAALALCLTHSPVPSTSELATDAPGGFTALPESAPGLDLRGSVINGLPPCNGLSVEKLGVSIPSPEHASAIDVCGTGDYIKTEDIPGGLQPVCDAVATSDLCPAGIDICGFSEDIKPGGSLLLSVEEVLRSLETVSSGEVCDSNLQPGLEASVANGPFLQLSPPPLSHNIFMATDASPHGLSCTAATPKVAKLNRKRSRSESDSEKVQPLPISSIICGPTLGASAPVTVKQENKMSLQPIATVPNGGTTPKISKTVLLSNKSVKKNLEHAPKKSHPKAKPGVLKTKDKAKEKVPSSNVMPGSPTKTVYKKPQEKKGCKCGRATQNPSVLTCRGQRCPCYSNRKACLDCICRGCQNSYMANGEKKLEAFAVPEKALEQTRLTLGINVTSIAVRNASTSTSVINVTGSPVTTFLAASTHDEKSLDEAIDMRYDC, from the coding sequence GAAATTTGCTACAAGACCCCATTGCTCCTACCAACTCCAATTGTCAGCATTATGTCTGCAAAACGTGTAAAGGCAAGAAGATGATGATGAAGCCCTCGTGTAGCTGGTGCAAGGACTACGAGCAGTTCGAGGAGAACAAGCAGCTGAGCATCCTGGTGAACTGCTACAAGAAGCTGTGCGAGTACATCACGCAGACGCCGCTGGCCCGGGACATCATCCAGGCCGTGGATTGCTCCGCAGacctgctggctctgctcaagGATGGGGCCCCGCTGCACGAGGAGACAGAGAAATCCTCGGACGCGGCCCTGGCCCTGTGTCTGACGCATTCCCCGGTCCCTTCCACCTCGGAGCTGGCGACGGACGCGCCGGGGGGCTTCACGGCGCTGCCCGAGAGCGCTCCCGGCCTGGACCTGCGGGGCTCCGTCATCAACGGGCTGCCCCCCTGCAACGGGCTGTCGGTGGAGAAGCTGGGCGTGAGCATCCCCTCTCCCGAGCACGCCAGCGCCATCGACGTGTGCGGCACCGGCGATTACATCAAGACGGAGGACATCCCTGGCGGCCTGCAGCCCGTGTGCGACGCGGTGGCCACCAGCGACCTGTGCCCCGCGGGCATCGACATCTGCGGCTTCAGCGAGGACATCAAGCCGGGCGGGTCGCTGCTGCTCAGCGTCGAGGAGGTGCTGCGCAGCCTGGAGACCGTGTCCAGCGGCGAGGTGTGCGACTCCAACCTGCAGCCCGGCTTGGAGGCCAGCGTGGCCAACGgccccttcctgcagctctccccccctcccctcagcCATAACATTTTCATGGCCACGGATGCTTCTCCTCACGGGCTCTCCTGCACGGCGGCCACGCCCAAGGTGGCGAAGCTGAACAGGAAGCGCTCTCGCTCCGAAAGCGACAGTGAGAAGGTTCAGCCTCTGCCCATCTCCAGCATCATCTGCGGCCCGACGCTGGGAGCGTCGGCTCCCGTGACGgtcaaacaggaaaataaaatgtctttgcaGCCTATCGCGACCGTACCGAACGGAGGAACTACTCCCAAAATCAGTAAAACTGTGCTCCTGTCTAACAAAAGCGTGAAAAAGAACTTAGAACATGCCCCTAAGAAATCCCACCCGAAAGCCAAACCGGGGGtgctgaaaacaaaagacaagGCAAAGGAGAAAGTTCCCAGCAGTAACGTTATGCCGGGAAGCCCGACAAAAACTGTGTATAAAAAGccacaagaaaagaaagggtGTAAATGTGGTCGTGCCACCCAAAATCCAAGTGTTCTTACATGCCGTGGCCAACGCTGCCCTTGCTACTCGAACCGCAAAGCCTGCCTTGACTGCATATGCCGTGGCTGCCAAAACTCCTACATGGCTAACGGGGAGAAGAAGCTGGAGGCCTTTGCAGTGCCAGAAAAGGCCTTGGAGCAGACTCGGCTTACTTTGGGCATTAATGTGACAAGCATTGCCGTGCGCAATGCCAGCACAAGCACCAGTGTAATCAATGTGACAGGGTCACCAGTAACGACGTTTTTAGCTGCCAGTACGCACGATGAGAAAAGTTTGGATGAAGCTATAGACATGAGATATGACTGttaa